A single Paenibacillus kribbensis DNA region contains:
- a CDS encoding IS3 family transposase → MRFYNYERLQAKLNGLSPMEFRTKAA, encoded by the coding sequence ATCCGTTTTTACAATTACGAACGACTACAAGCCAAATTAAACGGCCTCAGTCCGATGGAATTCAGGACCAAGGCCGCTTAA
- a CDS encoding NAD-dependent malic enzyme, which produces MRAFHLTEDGSIETGLTGKELLANPLLNKGVAFTLEERQQLGLDGLLPPTILTIEEQVQRVYEQFQSQPDNLRKNVALNDLFHRNTVLYYRLLSEHLSEMLPIVYTPTVGQAIQEYSHEYHKPGGMYLSIDNLAGINDAFKNLNLEPDDIDLIVATDSESILGIGDWGVGGINISIGKLAVYTAAAGIDPSRVLAVVLDAGTNNEKLLEDPLYMGNRHKRVRGEQYDQFIDTYVQTALSYFPNALLHWEDLGNVNARNIINKYGNSILTFNDDIQGTGAVTLAGVMSGVQLSGTPLSKHRVLVFGPGAAGIGNADQISAAMMLEGLSETEAKRNFWAYDYRGLLTNETEGLLPFQVPYVRDAEECRDWEHAEDGKIPLLEVIRHVKPTIMIGTSGVAGAFSEEIVKEMAKHTERPIIMPMSNPTPLAEATPQDLIRWTEGKALIATGSPFEPVIYNNIKFEIGQSNNAFVFPGLGLGAIVVKSKVITDSMFAAAAHAVAEMVDLSQPGAALLPKINELREVSEAVAIAVAKAAVQDGVARHQPDDIAQAVRDAMWDCNYKPIRQYGQEAVLV; this is translated from the coding sequence ATGCGTGCTTTTCATCTTACTGAAGATGGATCTATCGAAACCGGATTAACTGGAAAAGAACTGCTTGCCAACCCACTGCTGAATAAGGGAGTGGCTTTTACTCTTGAAGAACGGCAGCAGCTTGGACTTGACGGTCTGCTCCCTCCTACCATATTAACCATTGAGGAGCAGGTTCAACGGGTATATGAGCAATTCCAGAGCCAACCGGACAATTTACGCAAAAACGTCGCTTTAAATGATCTGTTTCATAGAAATACCGTCCTGTACTATCGTTTGCTCTCTGAGCATCTGAGCGAAATGCTTCCAATTGTTTATACGCCAACGGTTGGTCAGGCTATACAGGAATACAGCCATGAATATCACAAGCCCGGCGGTATGTATTTATCTATTGATAATCTCGCAGGAATTAATGATGCTTTTAAAAATTTGAACTTGGAACCTGATGATATCGATCTCATCGTAGCCACAGATTCCGAAAGTATTTTGGGTATTGGCGACTGGGGAGTCGGGGGAATTAACATCTCTATCGGCAAGCTTGCTGTTTATACAGCCGCTGCGGGAATCGACCCTAGCCGGGTACTGGCAGTCGTGCTTGATGCAGGTACAAACAACGAGAAGCTGCTGGAAGATCCTCTATATATGGGGAACCGTCATAAGCGTGTTCGCGGAGAGCAATATGACCAATTTATTGACACCTATGTTCAAACTGCACTTTCTTATTTCCCGAACGCTTTGCTCCACTGGGAAGATTTAGGCAATGTTAATGCGCGTAATATTATCAACAAATATGGAAACAGTATTTTGACATTCAATGATGATATTCAAGGTACTGGCGCGGTTACGCTCGCAGGTGTCATGTCCGGTGTTCAATTGTCCGGAACCCCGCTGAGCAAGCATCGAGTTTTAGTCTTTGGGCCGGGAGCTGCCGGTATCGGTAATGCAGACCAAATCAGTGCAGCCATGATGCTGGAAGGACTGTCGGAAACCGAAGCAAAACGCAACTTCTGGGCTTATGATTACCGCGGCCTGCTCACCAATGAAACGGAAGGACTTCTCCCATTCCAGGTTCCTTATGTACGAGATGCCGAAGAATGCCGCGACTGGGAGCATGCTGAAGATGGCAAAATCCCTCTGCTGGAAGTCATTCGCCATGTGAAACCGACAATTATGATCGGAACTTCTGGTGTTGCCGGAGCATTTAGCGAGGAAATCGTGAAAGAGATGGCCAAGCATACCGAACGCCCAATTATTATGCCTATGTCCAATCCGACTCCGCTGGCTGAAGCAACTCCGCAAGATTTGATCCGCTGGACGGAAGGAAAAGCACTTATTGCCACGGGAAGTCCTTTTGAGCCGGTCATCTACAACAATATCAAGTTTGAAATCGGACAATCCAACAATGCTTTCGTATTCCCGGGTCTTGGTCTTGGCGCAATCGTGGTGAAATCGAAAGTGATTACAGACAGCATGTTCGCCGCTGCTGCTCATGCAGTAGCTGAAATGGTTGATTTGTCACAGCCTGGAGCTGCCCTGCTTCCAAAAATCAACGAACTGCGAGAAGTATCTGAAGCTGTAGCCATAGCCGTAGCTAAAGCTGCAGTTCAGGATGGAGTAGCACGTCATCAGCCGGATGATATCGCGCAAGCGGTTCGGGATGCGATGTGGGATTGCAATTATAAACCTATCAGACAATATGGTCAGGAAGCAGTCTTGGTTTAA
- a CDS encoding nitrate/nitrite transporter: MNKKSFWQSGHKPTLFGAFLYFDISFMIWGMIGPLSVVIANDYPMDPLQKANLVALPVLGGSLLRLVLGFMSDYIGPKRTGQIGMLVTFIPLLLGWLWVDSLDQLYMVALLLGVAGASFAAALPLASQWYPKEHQGLAMGIAGAGNSGTVLATLFANRLAQHFGSWEAVFGLAIIPIFVVFILFSIFARNSPHRPAPKRLSQYASVLKQGDAWVFCAFYCVTFGGFVGLSNYLTIFFNTQYGLSAVHAADFATVCVIAGSFFRPVGGFLSDRIGGSRMLMYLYAGAGIMLAGIAFLPPLALVVVLLFVGMMCLGAGNGSVFQLVPQRFGNEIGLMTGIIGAAGGIGGYFLPLILGNLYKLTGSYMPGFICLSLITFCAFALVIVMQLKWRNSWMRPPAPATDEAARRIGELKVDVH; encoded by the coding sequence ATGAACAAAAAAAGTTTCTGGCAAAGCGGACACAAGCCCACGCTATTTGGCGCCTTCCTGTATTTTGATATCAGCTTTATGATATGGGGGATGATCGGGCCTCTGTCTGTTGTCATTGCTAATGACTACCCCATGGACCCTTTACAAAAAGCCAACCTTGTCGCTCTTCCGGTACTAGGCGGTTCCCTGCTGCGGCTCGTGCTTGGCTTCATGTCAGATTATATCGGTCCAAAGCGCACCGGGCAGATCGGTATGCTTGTGACATTCATTCCTCTCCTGCTCGGCTGGTTGTGGGTTGATTCGCTAGATCAGCTGTACATGGTCGCCCTGCTGCTAGGTGTAGCCGGAGCCTCATTTGCAGCTGCGCTGCCATTAGCAAGTCAATGGTATCCCAAGGAGCATCAAGGCTTGGCTATGGGAATTGCCGGTGCCGGCAATAGCGGTACCGTTCTCGCGACCCTGTTCGCTAATCGCCTCGCACAGCATTTTGGCAGTTGGGAGGCCGTTTTCGGATTGGCCATTATTCCGATCTTCGTCGTCTTCATTTTATTCAGTATTTTTGCTCGCAACAGCCCTCACCGACCGGCACCCAAACGTCTGTCTCAATACGCTTCAGTGCTTAAACAGGGAGATGCATGGGTATTCTGCGCTTTTTACTGTGTGACGTTCGGCGGGTTCGTTGGGCTTTCTAATTATTTGACCATTTTCTTTAATACCCAATACGGGCTCTCTGCTGTACATGCTGCCGATTTTGCAACCGTTTGTGTGATTGCCGGGAGCTTCTTCCGGCCTGTGGGCGGCTTTTTGTCTGACCGGATCGGGGGTTCACGCATGTTGATGTATTTGTACGCTGGAGCCGGGATCATGCTCGCGGGCATTGCATTTCTACCGCCGCTTGCCCTGGTTGTAGTGCTGCTTTTTGTAGGCATGATGTGCCTTGGCGCTGGCAACGGCTCTGTATTCCAGCTCGTGCCGCAGCGGTTCGGAAACGAAATTGGGCTCATGACCGGCATTATTGGCGCTGCGGGTGGCATAGGCGGATATTTTCTACCACTTATTCTCGGCAATCTGTACAAATTAACGGGTTCCTATATGCCGGGTTTCATCTGTCTGAGCCTGATCACCTTCTGCGCTTTTGCTCTCGTCATCGTAATGCAGCTAAAATGGCGCAACAGTTGGATGCGCCCTCCTGCTCCAGCTACTGATGAAGCCGCCCGCCGTATTGGAGAATTAAAGGTTGATGTCCATTAA
- the nirB gene encoding nitrite reductase large subunit NirB codes for MMKKLVIVGNGMAGIKCVEEILDLEPDQFQITIFGAEPRPGYNRVLLSKMLQDESSFEHIVTHNWAWYEENGVRLYAGERVCGIDIAARTVETESGIKEPYDMLILATGSLPFIPSIPGARKQGVIAFRNVGDCETMAEYAKTYEKATVIGGGLLGLEAAQGLLNLGMEVEVVHNAQYLMNRQLDRAAAVLLQRELEQQGMRFHLAKKTVNIMGRNRAQGLMFSDGNRLETDLVVLAVGIRPNIELAQGSGLKVNHAIVVDDYMRTSIPGIYAVGECAEHRGISYGLVAPLYEQCKVLAKVICGRETAPYEGSVPYAQLKVAGIQVFSAGDIREEGNETAVMEYDGIRGIYKKVMMRNSAVTGAILFGDTAESTSLLGMVRRGAPVAELATQDKGKGVSRAEEEAAKLSDEETVCACNGVSKGTILRAITIDKLKTVDEVKSRTKASASCGGCRPLVAALLKNGSSLSGISGAVAAPAVQEAVPVCGCTHYDHDSLKTAMMTAQCRTPVEVVSRLGWTRQQGCGFCRPAVLYYLESLGLRDRSASGQWVGDVAIQAAVQHSGESASTSLCFVNFMDLNGESQLISESIQIDGEAFAEVAWLKERLSAVWGRRALPAPIAVAVCPGPEYPGGVLVHDIGLSRSPAGWEVYAGGHAEHPVRQGRLIGVEENTEEAVLMAAACLQMYRYNARYGEKMWEWIERTDILVLRENVLDAALRSELAGSLCVDKAERVTG; via the coding sequence ATGATGAAAAAACTGGTCATCGTCGGCAACGGTATGGCAGGTATCAAATGTGTAGAGGAAATACTCGATCTCGAGCCGGATCAGTTTCAAATCACGATATTTGGTGCAGAACCCCGTCCCGGGTACAACCGAGTGCTCCTGTCCAAAATGCTGCAGGATGAAAGTTCATTCGAACATATCGTTACTCATAATTGGGCGTGGTATGAAGAGAACGGAGTAAGGCTGTACGCTGGCGAACGTGTCTGTGGCATTGATATTGCAGCCCGTACGGTGGAAACGGAATCAGGCATTAAAGAACCATACGACATGCTCATACTGGCAACTGGCTCGTTGCCCTTTATACCTTCCATTCCCGGAGCCCGGAAACAGGGAGTCATCGCTTTTCGAAATGTGGGTGATTGTGAAACCATGGCTGAGTATGCCAAAACGTACGAGAAGGCCACGGTCATTGGAGGGGGACTGCTGGGCTTAGAGGCCGCACAAGGTCTGCTGAATCTGGGGATGGAAGTCGAAGTTGTCCATAATGCACAGTATCTTATGAATCGTCAGCTTGACCGGGCAGCGGCTGTTCTTCTGCAAAGAGAACTGGAGCAGCAGGGGATGCGGTTTCATTTGGCAAAGAAAACAGTCAACATTATGGGGCGGAACAGGGCGCAGGGACTGATGTTTTCGGACGGGAACAGGCTGGAGACGGATTTGGTTGTGTTGGCGGTTGGTATCCGGCCGAATATCGAATTAGCGCAGGGCAGCGGTCTGAAAGTCAACCATGCTATTGTCGTGGATGATTATATGCGCACAAGTATTCCCGGTATTTATGCAGTCGGTGAATGCGCTGAGCATCGCGGGATTTCATATGGGCTGGTGGCGCCATTATATGAGCAGTGTAAAGTATTGGCAAAGGTCATTTGTGGCCGTGAAACGGCTCCCTATGAGGGGTCGGTTCCGTATGCGCAGCTCAAGGTTGCGGGGATCCAGGTGTTTTCCGCAGGAGACATACGTGAAGAGGGAAACGAGACGGCAGTAATGGAATATGACGGTATACGGGGGATTTACAAAAAAGTGATGATGCGTAATAGCGCGGTCACTGGCGCCATTTTGTTTGGAGATACGGCGGAAAGTACCTCGCTGCTTGGAATGGTACGACGAGGTGCACCTGTTGCAGAGCTTGCTACACAAGATAAAGGTAAAGGTGTAAGCAGAGCGGAGGAAGAGGCCGCCAAGCTGTCGGATGAGGAGACGGTATGCGCATGCAACGGCGTGAGCAAGGGGACTATTTTACGAGCGATCACTATAGATAAGCTAAAAACCGTGGATGAGGTGAAGAGTCGGACCAAGGCATCTGCCTCCTGTGGGGGGTGCCGACCGCTGGTGGCTGCACTGCTCAAAAATGGTTCGTCCCTATCGGGAATTTCAGGAGCTGTAGCTGCTCCGGCTGTCCAAGAAGCTGTTCCTGTGTGCGGATGTACGCACTACGATCATGATTCGCTCAAGACAGCCATGATGACCGCACAATGTCGGACTCCAGTGGAAGTTGTGTCCCGCCTTGGTTGGACCAGACAGCAGGGGTGTGGATTCTGCCGTCCGGCTGTACTTTATTATCTGGAATCCCTTGGGTTGCGGGACAGGTCTGCGTCAGGTCAATGGGTTGGAGATGTTGCGATCCAGGCCGCCGTACAGCACAGCGGAGAGTCAGCCTCTACGAGTCTGTGTTTTGTGAATTTTATGGATCTGAATGGCGAGAGTCAGTTGATTTCCGAGTCCATTCAGATAGACGGTGAGGCTTTTGCAGAAGTAGCCTGGCTGAAAGAACGACTGTCAGCTGTCTGGGGGAGACGCGCATTGCCAGCACCGATTGCAGTTGCAGTTTGCCCGGGCCCGGAATATCCCGGAGGTGTGCTTGTCCACGACATTGGACTCTCCCGATCACCGGCAGGGTGGGAGGTCTATGCTGGTGGTCATGCGGAGCATCCGGTTCGCCAGGGACGGCTGATTGGTGTGGAGGAGAACACGGAAGAAGCGGTCTTGATGGCTGCGGCTTGCTTGCAAATGTATCGGTATAACGCACGGTATGGGGAGAAAATGTGGGAATGGATTGAAAGGACTGACATTTTGGTATTGCGGGAGAACGTGCTCGACGCAGCTCTTCGAAGTGAATTGGCGGGCAGTTTGTGCGTCGACAAAGCTGAGAGGGTAACTGGTTAA
- the nasC gene encoding assimilatory nitrate reductase catalytic subunit NasC, producing the protein MMDTQCPFCSVQCKMTVSTDIESLAGVTRTVYRTEGKPNAASQGRMCVKGMNAYQHTIHAERLLQPLMRKAGKLMPVPWEEALDAVATSLASTLSTQGPDAIGIYGGGSLSNETAYLLGKFARVAVGTRYIDYNGRFCMSAAASAGSKVFGIDRGLTCRLADIPLAQCIVLAGTNIAECQPTLMPYFHQAKENGAYIIVIDPRATPTAAAADLHVQIRPGTDAMLANAMLKVIVDEGLVNEEFVRKRTHGYEQLLTHLNGVDLNESAALCGIEPEVIRQAARAFGGVKTGIIFTARGVEQHTDGHMAVRAFLNLVLATGKIGREGCGYGAITGQGNGQGGREHGQKADQLPGYRSIENEADRAYVASVWGVEPDSLPGKGVSAYEMMELIHQRKIETLFVMGSNPVVSNPNARLVEEGLKKLKLLVVADMFLTETARMADIVLPVTSYLENTGTMTNLEGRVLLREAARPAPGETRDDWRILCQIAAGLDRGSYFLYKDAEHIFEELRLASRGGSADYYGITYDRLRREEGVYWPCPSPDEAGMDMMFRESFALSDQKAVFTVVESCGAGEQTSEEYPLILTNGRVLAHYLTGVQTRRSPSLTAREIENFVEIHPRTAQRWHIRDGEWVEITSQRGSFTVRSRIKPNIREDTLFVPMHWGGVQNVNQATRAELDPFCRMPGFKTAAVHIRPLHLSVVAISADRGEWL; encoded by the coding sequence ATGATGGATACACAGTGCCCGTTTTGTAGCGTGCAATGCAAGATGACCGTTAGCACAGATATAGAGTCACTTGCTGGTGTCACCCGTACAGTGTACAGGACGGAAGGGAAACCTAACGCAGCCTCGCAGGGCAGAATGTGCGTCAAGGGAATGAATGCATATCAGCATACAATCCATGCAGAAAGGCTGCTGCAGCCCCTTATGCGTAAAGCAGGCAAGCTTATGCCGGTTCCATGGGAGGAGGCGCTGGATGCTGTCGCCACAAGTCTCGCTTCAACGCTGTCCACACAGGGTCCAGATGCAATCGGCATATACGGGGGTGGTTCGCTATCCAATGAAACGGCTTATTTACTTGGTAAATTTGCCAGAGTGGCTGTAGGTACGCGCTATATCGATTACAACGGCCGCTTCTGTATGTCTGCCGCTGCATCTGCTGGCAGCAAGGTGTTTGGTATTGACCGTGGACTGACCTGCAGGCTGGCAGATATTCCGCTAGCACAGTGTATTGTGCTCGCAGGTACGAATATTGCTGAATGCCAGCCGACACTCATGCCTTATTTTCACCAGGCCAAGGAGAACGGAGCGTATATCATCGTCATTGATCCTCGTGCCACTCCAACGGCGGCTGCTGCCGACCTGCATGTACAAATCAGACCGGGTACAGATGCGATGCTAGCCAACGCCATGCTAAAGGTCATCGTGGACGAGGGATTAGTGAATGAAGAGTTTGTCCGCAAGCGGACCCATGGGTATGAGCAACTGCTGACTCATTTGAACGGTGTAGATCTGAACGAATCAGCTGCGCTGTGCGGAATTGAGCCGGAGGTGATTCGACAGGCCGCGCGCGCTTTTGGTGGTGTAAAGACGGGGATTATTTTTACTGCCAGAGGGGTCGAGCAGCATACAGATGGACATATGGCAGTGCGTGCCTTTCTTAATCTGGTGCTGGCTACCGGCAAGATTGGCAGAGAAGGCTGTGGGTACGGGGCCATCACAGGTCAGGGTAACGGACAAGGGGGACGGGAACACGGCCAGAAGGCGGATCAGCTCCCCGGCTACAGATCGATTGAGAATGAAGCGGATCGGGCCTATGTGGCGTCTGTGTGGGGAGTTGAGCCGGACAGTTTGCCGGGAAAAGGAGTATCGGCCTATGAAATGATGGAGCTCATTCATCAGAGAAAAATCGAGACGCTGTTCGTGATGGGCTCTAATCCTGTCGTATCCAATCCGAATGCCCGACTGGTGGAGGAAGGGCTGAAAAAACTCAAGCTGTTGGTTGTGGCGGATATGTTCCTTACTGAAACGGCGCGGATGGCCGACATTGTTTTGCCTGTAACCTCTTATCTGGAGAATACCGGGACGATGACCAATCTGGAGGGGCGCGTTCTATTGCGGGAAGCGGCGCGGCCTGCTCCGGGCGAGACTAGAGATGATTGGCGTATTTTATGTCAAATAGCTGCGGGGCTGGACAGGGGAAGCTACTTCTTGTATAAGGATGCTGAGCATATTTTTGAAGAACTGCGACTTGCCAGTCGAGGCGGTTCTGCCGATTATTACGGAATCACTTATGACAGGCTGCGTCGTGAGGAAGGCGTATATTGGCCATGCCCGTCACCGGACGAAGCGGGTATGGATATGATGTTTCGGGAAAGCTTTGCCCTCTCTGATCAAAAGGCCGTTTTTACGGTGGTTGAAAGTTGTGGAGCTGGAGAGCAGACGTCTGAGGAATACCCGCTTATTCTGACAAACGGCCGCGTGCTTGCTCACTATTTGACAGGTGTACAAACGCGCAGGAGTCCGTCGCTAACCGCGCGTGAGATTGAGAACTTTGTGGAAATTCATCCACGTACAGCGCAGCGCTGGCATATCAGGGACGGGGAATGGGTAGAAATCACGTCACAGCGAGGAAGCTTCACCGTGCGCAGCCGGATCAAACCGAATATCCGCGAAGATACGCTCTTCGTACCTATGCATTGGGGCGGGGTGCAAAATGTAAACCAGGCGACCCGAGCAGAACTTGATCCGTTCTGCCGAATGCCGGGCTTCAAAACGGCTGCTGTACACATCCGTCCCCTCCACCTGTCTGTAGTCGCGATCAGTGCAGATCGTGGTGAATGGCTTTAG
- a CDS encoding anthranilate phosphoribosyltransferase yields MNMMEILKEVGRGKRGARDLNYAEAEAAAELIMTRSATPAQIGAFFAAERIKMESIAELEAFVNVCRKYAHRFPMQEGIDFAGPYDGRKSSFIATFATAFLVAAHGVPVTMHGSAPLPPKWGITLPLLLQEMGVASETMTHEAATHAAKLTDVLFAASEQWCSPLRELRTIREELGLRTVLNTAEKLVDYGASPYIVFGVFHNTVFDKMAQLMQQLNYRRALIVQGCEGSEDLFIDRPTRTYLLANGEVSLQVIDPEMYGLDSVVPELNWTPAEQLRITEEVLQSTAPLAFSNQVLLNGAVRLFVAGRVNSIEEGLYTCKPLLENGVAWDLYCRWREAMLTNEMKTGAILSEPRLH; encoded by the coding sequence ATGAACATGATGGAAATATTAAAAGAAGTGGGACGCGGCAAAAGAGGCGCCCGGGATTTGAATTACGCCGAAGCCGAAGCCGCTGCCGAGCTTATTATGACCCGCTCGGCAACGCCTGCACAAATCGGAGCCTTCTTTGCCGCAGAACGCATCAAAATGGAGAGCATCGCCGAGTTGGAAGCATTCGTTAACGTCTGTCGTAAATACGCCCATCGCTTCCCGATGCAGGAAGGCATAGATTTCGCAGGTCCCTACGATGGCAGAAAATCCTCATTTATCGCTACCTTCGCCACCGCTTTTCTAGTTGCCGCGCACGGGGTCCCGGTGACGATGCACGGAAGCGCGCCCCTTCCTCCCAAATGGGGCATTACACTCCCCCTTTTGCTGCAGGAAATGGGAGTAGCGTCTGAAACCATGACACACGAAGCCGCCACTCACGCGGCAAAGCTGACAGATGTACTGTTCGCAGCCTCTGAACAATGGTGCTCACCTCTGAGAGAGCTGCGTACCATCCGCGAAGAGCTAGGGCTCCGCACTGTGCTGAACACAGCAGAGAAACTGGTTGATTACGGTGCTTCTCCGTATATCGTATTTGGCGTTTTCCACAATACGGTGTTCGACAAGATGGCGCAGCTGATGCAGCAGCTGAATTACCGCAGGGCTCTGATCGTCCAGGGTTGCGAAGGATCGGAGGATCTGTTCATTGACCGACCAACCCGAACCTACCTGCTTGCTAACGGAGAGGTATCGCTGCAGGTTATCGACCCGGAAATGTACGGGTTAGATTCGGTGGTACCCGAGCTTAACTGGACCCCTGCTGAACAGCTACGTATAACGGAGGAGGTATTGCAAAGCACAGCTCCTCTAGCCTTTTCGAATCAAGTACTGCTCAACGGCGCAGTCCGACTATTCGTTGCAGGCCGAGTCAACTCTATAGAGGAAGGCTTGTACACCTGCAAACCATTGCTGGAAAACGGGGTTGCCTGGGATCTGTATTGTCGCTGGCGTGAAGCTATGCTTACAAACGAAATGAAAACAGGAGCCATCTTATCCGAACCCCGACTGCATTGA
- a CDS encoding ANTAR domain-containing response regulator: MRSLLVIHPHSEHVSGEAHAVSLRQAGPEQLLESNGYLTLPCRDESEIKQLIHGADAAVLNIPVGTISAWSTKLEQAKAIPLLWWCSAESALSSTEFCEANVPVDGILTPSMAVHELNWALHFSAKRFFERQHWLSERKQLTARLEERKWIDMAKGILGEVNGIPEAEAYDLLRKKAMNERKRIVDVAISIVKAQQMLKA; encoded by the coding sequence TTGCGTTCCTTGTTGGTAATTCACCCACATTCAGAGCATGTATCCGGAGAGGCTCACGCCGTTTCCTTACGTCAGGCAGGACCTGAGCAGCTTTTGGAGTCCAACGGATATTTGACACTACCCTGCCGTGATGAATCTGAAATCAAGCAGCTGATTCATGGTGCAGATGCGGCGGTGCTGAATATACCTGTCGGCACCATCAGCGCATGGTCCACCAAGCTGGAGCAAGCCAAAGCCATTCCACTGCTCTGGTGGTGCAGCGCGGAGTCTGCTCTGTCATCGACGGAATTCTGTGAAGCCAATGTTCCCGTCGACGGCATTTTAACCCCGTCCATGGCAGTACATGAGCTGAATTGGGCTCTTCACTTTAGCGCCAAACGCTTTTTTGAACGTCAGCACTGGCTCAGTGAACGCAAACAACTGACCGCTCGGCTGGAAGAGCGCAAATGGATTGACATGGCCAAAGGCATACTTGGTGAAGTAAACGGCATTCCAGAAGCGGAAGCATACGATCTACTGCGAAAAAAAGCAATGAATGAGCGCAAACGGATCGTTGATGTGGCCATCTCCATCGTCAAAGCACAGCAAATGCTAAAGGCATAG